The Catenulispora sp. EB89 genome includes a region encoding these proteins:
- a CDS encoding ABC transporter ATP-binding protein, which yields MSATTREPTASGYAVLARDLVKTYGSGATAVRALDGVTVGFGQGEFTAIMGPSGSGKSTLMHCLAGLDTATSGSVQIGGVELTKLNDKALTLLRRRRIGFIFQSFNLLPTLTAEQNILLPLDLAGLKPPKQWWDQVIGVLDLQGRLKHRPGELSGGQQQRVACARALMSRPEVVFADEPTGNLDSRAGSEVLAFLRMSVRELGQTVVMVTHDTTAACAADRVVFLADGVMRGDLLSPTPDSVTAQLRMIRPERVAAGE from the coding sequence ACCGCGAGCGGCTACGCGGTCCTCGCCCGCGACCTCGTCAAGACCTACGGTTCCGGTGCCACCGCGGTCCGCGCCCTCGACGGCGTCACCGTCGGGTTCGGCCAGGGCGAGTTCACCGCGATCATGGGCCCGTCCGGGTCCGGCAAGTCCACGCTGATGCACTGCCTGGCGGGCCTGGACACCGCCACCTCCGGCTCGGTGCAGATCGGCGGGGTGGAGCTGACCAAGCTGAACGACAAGGCCCTGACGCTGCTGCGGCGCCGCCGGATCGGCTTCATCTTCCAGTCGTTCAACCTGCTCCCCACCCTCACCGCCGAGCAGAACATCCTGCTCCCGCTGGACCTGGCCGGTCTGAAGCCGCCGAAGCAGTGGTGGGATCAGGTGATCGGGGTCCTGGACCTCCAGGGGAGGCTCAAGCACCGCCCCGGCGAGCTCTCCGGCGGCCAGCAGCAGCGCGTGGCCTGTGCCCGGGCCCTGATGAGCCGCCCGGAGGTGGTGTTCGCGGACGAGCCGACCGGGAACCTGGACTCCCGGGCCGGCTCGGAGGTGCTGGCGTTCCTGCGGATGAGCGTGCGCGAGCTGGGCCAGACCGTCGTGATGGTCACCCACGACACCACCGCGGCCTGCGCAGCGGACCGCGTAGTGTTCCTGGCCGACGGTGTCATGCGCGGCGACCTGCTCTCCCCGACGCCGGACTCGGTGACCGCGCAGCTGCGCATGATCCGGCCCGAGCGCGTCGCGGCGGGGGAGTGA